A stretch of DNA from Methylobacterium sp. CB376:
GAGGTCCCGGCGCGTCCGCGAGCCGGGCGCCGCCAGATCCTCGACCATCCGCATCCAGCCGAGGCCGTCGAGGGGGTGGAGGAGGGCCGCGAAGGATCCCGCCACCTCCCGGTGGACCGGGATGTCCGAGGCCACGACCGGCAGGCCGGCGGCGGCGGCCTCCACCACCGGCAGGCCGTAGCCCTCCGCGAAGGAGGGCATGAGCAGCGCGGTGGCGCCCCGCATCAGCCGCACCAGCCCCGCCGTGGACAGGCCCGCCACCTCGACGACGTGCCGCCGCACCGCCGGGCAGCGGTCGAGGAGGTCGATCAGGTTCTCGCTCTCCCAGCCCCGGCGCCCGGCGATCACCAGCCGGGGCGTCGCGGGGCCGAGCCGGGCGTCGAGCTCCCGCCACAGGGTGAGGAGCCCGGAATGGTTCTTGCGCGGCTCGATCGTCCCGCAGGCGAGGAAGGTCGGGCGGTCGGGCGCGAGCGCCTCCCCGGCCCGGGCCGCGAAGGCGGGCTCGACGCCGAGGGGGCCCACCGTGACGGGGGGCACCCGCAGGCCCGCGCCCGCGAGGTAGGCCGCGACCCGCGCGCCCACGTCGGCCGAGTTCACCACGATCGCGGCGGCGTGGCGCGAGACCGTGCGCATCCGGCGGGCGTGGCGCGCCGCCTCGCCGTCGCGGCCGTATTCCGGGTACTCGATCGGGATGATGTCGTGCACGAAGAAGACCGGGCGCACGTCGGGGCGGTCGTAGAGCCAGTCGAACCGGGCCGGCCTGTCGAGGCGCAGATGCGAGGTGTGGAGGTAGAGCGCGCCCCGCGGCAGCCCGGCGATGCCGGGCATCCGGGCGAGCCGCAGCCGGATCGCCGCCTGAACCCGCCGCCGCCGGGGCGCCGGGGCGCCGCCCGCCGCGGCCGGCACGCCCTGGCCGAGGCGCGCCGCGAGCGCCCGGTAGGCGGGGTCGGCCTCGGCGGCGGCGTCCTCCGCCCAGCCCGCGACGGCGGCCTCCACGACGGCCTGCGCCTCCGGCCGCGGGAGGAGCCGCGGCCCGAGCGGCGTCGAGACGAGGCCGAAGCGCGGTCCCGGCTGGCCGAGCGCGTGGCGCGCATAGGCCAGATCGACGCGGTCGATGCCGGTCGGATGCGCCTGGGCGAGGCGCGTGACGAGGCGGGTCAGGTCGAGGACGACGGCACGATCTGTCATGAAGGACCAGTCGAGAGAGGACCGGGCGCCCATAGACGGGCCGGCCGGCCGAGGCCAGGGTCTGTGCGATGCCGCACGTCGCAGCGCTTGCCAGCCTAAGCAGTGATGATTAATCCCAATCGTCAGCGGCAGCCCGCCCACCGGCGGGCTTCGCCCATGGCGGCGATCGGTGACGGGGCGGGCACCGGCGCGTCGCACATCTTGGGCAGATTGATTAACCTGGAGCATTGTCCGAACCGGTGGATCGGACAGATCTCCAGCATGCGGAACGGGCCGCGGGCCCGGGCCCGCACTCGGGTGGGCGACATGACGATCGTGGATTGGGATCGCGAGGCGGTGAAGCGCGGCTTGGCCGAGGGTTCGGTCCTCCTCATCGACGTGCGGGAGGCGGACGAGTTCGCGCGGGGGCACATACCGGGCTCGGTGTCGCATCCGCTCTCGACCTTCGACCTCGGCGCGCTGCAGGCGCTGATCGCCGGTGACGGCCGGCGGCCGGTGCTCTCCTGCGCGGCGGGCGTGCGCTCCGCGCGGGCGCTCGCCTACGCGCAGAGCCAGGGCGTCGCGCTCACCGAGCATTACGCGGGCGGGTTCAAGGATTGGCTCGGCGCCGGCGAGGCGGTCGAGTAGGACGGCAATCCGCCGGGCCGCCCCGCGGCCCGGCGCTCGGATCGGCAGAGAGGCCCGCGGGAGGGCCGCGCGCCGCCCGCCGGCGCGGGTCCCGCTGCGGCCGGCGCGCCCCCCGGCCCCTGGCCGGATTCCCTCAAGGCAGGCGGCCGCGTGTGGCAGCGAGACACGGGAGAGTGAGTATGCGCAGGCGCTGGCTGGCAGCGATGGTCTCGGCGCTCGTCCTGGCGGCGGGGGGCGGGCGCTCGGGCAGGCCCCGGGCGGCGCCCCGCCGACCGTGGTCGTCGCCAAGCCCGTGGTGAAGGAGGTGGTCGAGCGCGACGACTACACCGGCCGCTTCAACGCGGTCGACTACGTCGAGGTGCGCGCCCGGGTGACCGGCTACCTGGAGAAGATCCACTTCCAGGACGGCGCCGTGGTGAAGAAGGGCGACCTGCTCTTCACCATCGACCGGCGCCCCTACAAGGCGGCCCTCGACCAGGCCCAGGCCTCCCTCGCCTCGGCGCAGGCCCGCCTCACCTTCGCCCAGACCGACCTCGAGCGCGCCCAGACGCTCAGCCGCTCGGGCAACATCTCCGAGCAGGTCACCGACCAGCGCCGGCAGGCCTCGCTCACCGCGCAGGCCGACGTCGACAACGCCACCGCGGCCCTGCGGCAGGCCCAGCTCAACTACGACTTCACCGAGGTGCGCTCGCCGATCACCGGGCGCATCTCCCAGCGCAACGTGACCGAGGGCAACATCGTCATCACCGACCAGACGATGCTGACCACGATCGTGTCGCTCGACCCGATCTACTTCTCGTTCACGGTCGACGAGCGCTCCTTCCTGACCTACCAGGGCACCCTCCGGATCGGCATGGGCGCGACCCAGAAGGAGCACACGGTGCCGATCCTGGTGGCGCTCACCGGCGAGGACAAGCCGAGCCGCAAGGGCCAGCTCAACTTCGTCGACAACCGCGTCGACGAATCGACCGGCACCGTGCTGCTGCGCGCCACGGTCGAGAATCCGGACAACTTCATCAAGCCGGGCCTGTTCGGGGTGGTGAGCATGCCGGCCTCGCAGCCCTACAAGGGCGTGCTGATCCCCGACGAGGCGGTGGCGGCCAACCAGGACAAGCGCATCGTCTACGTGGTCGCGGACGACAACACCGTCTCCTCCCGCAACGTGCGCCTCGGGCCGAAGATCGACGGCTACCGGATCGTCCGCGACGGGCTGAAGGGCGACGAGACCATCGTGATCAGCGGGCTCACCCGGGTCCGGCCGGGCGCCAAGGTGACGCCGGACCGCAAGGACCTGCCCCCGACCCGGACCTGACCGGGCGTCCCGACACCCGGGGCGCGCGGCGCCCCGACACGCGGGGGCGCCGCCGCCCCCTCCGAGCGGGGCGCCCCTCCCGGAGGGGTGCCGCGCCCCCAAGGCCACGACAGAGCGGCCGGCCGCCCGCGGGCGGAGCCGGGCCGGAGGTCTCCGATGCGGTTTGCCCACTTCTTCGTCGACCGGCCGATCTTCGCCTCGGTGACGTCGATCGTCATCCTGATCATCGGCTACGTCTCGTACATCTCGCTGCCGGTCTCGCAATATCCCGAGATCGTGCCGCCCACCGTGGTGGTGCGCGCCTCCTACCCGGGCGCCAATGCCGAGACCGTGGCGGCCACCATCGCGACGCCGATCGAGCAGGAGATCAACGGCGTCGACAACATGCTCTACATGTCGTCGCTGTCGACGAACGACGGCAACATGCAGTTGACCATCACGTTCGCGCTCGGCACCAACCTCGACATCGCCAACGTGCTGGTCCAGAACCGGCTCTCGGTGGCGACGCCGCGGCTGCCGCCGGACGTGCGCAACCTCGGCGTCACGGTCCGCAAGTCCTCGCCCGACCTGATGATGGTCGTTCACCTGCTGTCGCCCGACAACACCTACGACCAGAACTACATCGCCAACTACATCTACCTGCGCATCCGCGACCAGCTGCTGCGCCTGAACGGCGTCGGCGACATCACGGTGTTCGGCGGCAGCGAGTACGCCCTGCGGTTGTGGCTCGACCCGGACAAGCTCGCGGCCTACCAGCTCTCGACCACCGACGTGATCGGCGCCCTGCAGGAGCAGAACGTCCAGGTCGCCTCGGGCGCCCTCGGCGCCCCGCCCTCGCCGACGAGCCAAGCCTTCCAGCTCGTGGTGCAGACGCAGGGCCGCTTCCAGGACCCGAACGAGTTCCGCAAGGTGATCGTGAAGGCCTCGGAGGGGCGGCTCGTGCGCATCTCCGACATCGCCCGCGTCGAGATGGGCCAGAAGGACTACGTCACCCAGTCCTTCCTGAACGGCCAGCCGGCGATCGGCGTCGGCGTCTTCCAGCGCCCCGGCACCAACGCGCTCGAAGCGGCCGAGACCGTGCAGAGCCTGATGAAGGAGCTGGCCAAGGACTTCCCGCCCGGGCTCGAGTACCGCATCGCCTACAATCCGACCGAGTTCATCGCCGAGTCGGTGCACGAGGTCTACAAGACGCTCGGCGAGGCGGTGGTCCTCGTCGTGGTGGTGATCCTGGTCTTCCTGCAGAGCTGGCGCACCGCGCTGGTGCCGATCATCGCGATCCCGGTCTCCCTCGTCGGGACCTTCGCGGTGATGGCGGCGCTCGGCTTCTCGCTCAACAACCTGACCCTGTTCGGGCTGGTGCTCGCCATCGGCATCGTGGTCGACGACGCGATCGTGGTGGTGGAGAACGTCGAGCGCAACATCTCGGACGGACTCTCCCCCGGCGAGGCCGCCCACAAGACCATGGACGAGGTCGGCGGCGCCGTCGTCGCCATCGCCCTGGTGCTCTCGGCGGTGTTCATCCCCACCGCCTTCATCCCGGGCATCTCCGGCCAGTTCTACCGGCAGTTCGCGCTGACGATCGCGGCCTCGACCATCATCTCGATGTTCAACTCGCTGACGCTGTCGCCCGCGCTGTGCAAGCTGCTGCTGCAGCCCCACCACGCCCACGGCCGGTCGCGCTTCGTCCTGGCGCGGCTCGGCAGCTTCGCGGCCAACACCTTCAACCGGGCCTTCGACGCGACCGCGAACGGCTACGCGGCGACGATCCGCTTCCTCACCGGCCGCACCGTGCCGCTGCTCGTGATGCTCGCCCTCTACGGCGGGGTGATCGCCGGCACCCTCCACCTCGCCCGCACCACCCCCACGGGCTTCATCCCACTCCAGGACCAGGGCTACCTGATCGTGGTGGTGCAGCTGCCGCCGGGCTCGGCGCTGGA
This window harbors:
- a CDS encoding glycosyltransferase family 4 protein, which translates into the protein MTDRAVVLDLTRLVTRLAQAHPTGIDRVDLAYARHALGQPGPRFGLVSTPLGPRLLPRPEAQAVVEAAVAGWAEDAAAEADPAYRALAARLGQGVPAAAGGAPAPRRRRVQAAIRLRLARMPGIAGLPRGALYLHTSHLRLDRPARFDWLYDRPDVRPVFFVHDIIPIEYPEYGRDGEAARHARRMRTVSRHAAAIVVNSADVGARVAAYLAGAGLRVPPVTVGPLGVEPAFAARAGEALAPDRPTFLACGTIEPRKNHSGLLTLWRELDARLGPATPRLVIAGRRGWESENLIDLLDRCPAVRRHVVEVAGLSTAGLVRLMRGATALLMPSFAEGYGLPVVEAAAAGLPVVASDIPVHREVAGSFAALLHPLDGLGWMRMVEDLAAPGSRTRRDLAARLAGFAPPSWADHFARVDPMLDALG
- a CDS encoding rhodanese-like domain-containing protein, with translation MTIVDWDREAVKRGLAEGSVLLIDVREADEFARGHIPGSVSHPLSTFDLGALQALIAGDGRRPVLSCAAGVRSARALAYAQSQGVALTEHYAGGFKDWLGAGEAVE
- a CDS encoding efflux RND transporter periplasmic adaptor subunit → MAGSDGLGARPGGGGRALGQAPGGAPPTVVVAKPVVKEVVERDDYTGRFNAVDYVEVRARVTGYLEKIHFQDGAVVKKGDLLFTIDRRPYKAALDQAQASLASAQARLTFAQTDLERAQTLSRSGNISEQVTDQRRQASLTAQADVDNATAALRQAQLNYDFTEVRSPITGRISQRNVTEGNIVITDQTMLTTIVSLDPIYFSFTVDERSFLTYQGTLRIGMGATQKEHTVPILVALTGEDKPSRKGQLNFVDNRVDESTGTVLLRATVENPDNFIKPGLFGVVSMPASQPYKGVLIPDEAVAANQDKRIVYVVADDNTVSSRNVRLGPKIDGYRIVRDGLKGDETIVISGLTRVRPGAKVTPDRKDLPPTRT
- a CDS encoding efflux RND transporter permease subunit; the protein is MRFAHFFVDRPIFASVTSIVILIIGYVSYISLPVSQYPEIVPPTVVVRASYPGANAETVAATIATPIEQEINGVDNMLYMSSLSTNDGNMQLTITFALGTNLDIANVLVQNRLSVATPRLPPDVRNLGVTVRKSSPDLMMVVHLLSPDNTYDQNYIANYIYLRIRDQLLRLNGVGDITVFGGSEYALRLWLDPDKLAAYQLSTTDVIGALQEQNVQVASGALGAPPSPTSQAFQLVVQTQGRFQDPNEFRKVIVKASEGRLVRISDIARVEMGQKDYVTQSFLNGQPAIGVGVFQRPGTNALEAAETVQSLMKELAKDFPPGLEYRIAYNPTEFIAESVHEVYKTLGEAVVLVVVVILVFLQSWRTALVPIIAIPVSLVGTFAVMAALGFSLNNLTLFGLVLAIGIVVDDAIVVVENVERNISDGLSPGEAAHKTMDEVGGAVVAIALVLSAVFIPTAFIPGISGQFYRQFALTIAASTIISMFNSLTLSPALCKLLLQPHHAHGRSRFVLARLGSFAANTFNRAFDATANGYAATIRFLTGRTVPLLVMLALYGGVIAGTLHLARTTPTGFIPLQDQGYLIVVVQLPPGSALERTTAVVKEAATRALTIDGVANAVVISGFDGSTFTNTTNGAVMFLTLKPFKERQARGRTAAAIVGDVFGKTASITEARIIAIPPPPVRGLGNAGGYKMQVQNRSGSDIASLLAASGDLIAAANQDPNLTRVFTTFGNDTPQIYLDIDRTKARMLNVPLANVFSTLQVNLGGAYVNDFNTFGRIYQVRAQADAKFRLEKDDIARLKVRSSTGALVPMGSLAGIRDIAGPQIVQRYNLFYAIPVQGDTRPGVSTGQALGAMEALARKTLPEGMSFEWTEIAFQQKAVGNTALYVFALGVLLVFLVLAAQYESWALPLAILLVVPTGVLAAFAGVQLRAQDNNILTQIGLIVLIGLAAKNAILIVEFAHQIEESEHRGPVAAAVEACRLRLRPILMTAFAFILGVVPLAIATGPGAEMRQALGTAVLFGMLGATVFGLFLTPVFYVVIRHVLIRINRWRGRDEPPPNLAAAQ